A genomic segment from Candidatus Methylomirabilota bacterium encodes:
- a CDS encoding MFS transporter — translation MKPGPAVRWWAPGDWNAFFGLALDNLSLFVILSSLLIGVFGFPADLVLRVMVPGTALGVLVGDLAYTWLAVRLMRRTGRDDVTAMPFGVDTPSLFGIVFGVLGPALTITRDPILAWKIGMGVTVAMGAIKLVLAFAGDWVRALVPRAALLGSIAGVAVLLIAFLPSLRIFADPLVGIVSLTIVLAALVGHRRMPWGVPGALVAVLAGTAIYWGRWALASAAAAPAPHPALAVGAIGLALPVPTLSWIGALDATLSYLPLAVPFALATVVGGIDNTESAIVAGDGYRTRDILLTEALATMAAGCCGGVIQNTPYIGHPAYKAMGARAGYTLATGLVIGVGAAVGIVSLLVALLPDAAVAPILVFVGLQITAQAFLASPARHAPAVAVSFIPAVAALVLIEGNQLLASAGRSAADLAGEGRVVWAALLVLGNGFIVTALLWGSALVAIIEQRLRVAGAVLAVAALATLFGVIHSPLPDGAVFWPWAMAGATPAQVAAGYGIAAAVLLLLGDGPASREAGPASPDRSRT, via the coding sequence GTGAAGCCGGGGCCCGCCGTCCGCTGGTGGGCTCCCGGCGACTGGAACGCGTTCTTCGGGCTCGCGCTCGACAACCTGAGCCTCTTCGTCATCCTGTCGAGCCTGCTGATCGGCGTCTTCGGCTTCCCCGCCGATCTGGTCCTGCGCGTGATGGTGCCCGGCACCGCGCTCGGCGTCCTGGTCGGCGACCTGGCCTACACCTGGCTGGCGGTGCGGCTCATGCGACGGACCGGCCGCGACGACGTGACCGCGATGCCCTTCGGCGTCGACACCCCGTCGCTCTTCGGCATCGTGTTCGGCGTGCTCGGCCCTGCCCTGACGATCACCCGCGATCCGATCCTCGCCTGGAAGATCGGCATGGGGGTGACGGTGGCGATGGGCGCGATCAAGCTCGTGCTCGCCTTCGCGGGCGACTGGGTGCGGGCGCTGGTGCCGCGGGCCGCGCTGCTCGGCTCCATCGCGGGGGTCGCGGTGCTGCTGATCGCATTCCTGCCGTCGCTCCGTATCTTCGCCGATCCGCTCGTGGGCATCGTCTCGCTGACCATCGTGCTCGCCGCGCTGGTGGGGCATCGACGCATGCCGTGGGGGGTGCCGGGTGCCCTGGTCGCGGTGCTCGCGGGGACCGCGATCTACTGGGGCCGCTGGGCGCTCGCCTCCGCGGCCGCGGCGCCCGCGCCGCATCCGGCGCTCGCGGTGGGGGCCATCGGGCTCGCGCTGCCCGTGCCGACGCTTTCGTGGATCGGCGCGCTCGACGCGACGCTCTCCTACCTGCCGCTGGCGGTGCCCTTCGCGCTGGCCACCGTGGTGGGTGGCATCGACAACACCGAGTCCGCGATCGTGGCGGGCGACGGCTACCGCACCCGCGACATCCTGCTCACCGAGGCGCTGGCCACCATGGCGGCCGGCTGCTGCGGCGGCGTGATCCAGAACACGCCGTACATCGGCCACCCGGCCTACAAGGCGATGGGCGCGCGCGCCGGCTACACCCTGGCCACCGGCCTGGTCATCGGCGTGGGCGCGGCAGTCGGCATCGTCTCGCTGCTGGTCGCGCTGCTGCCGGACGCCGCGGTGGCGCCGATCCTCGTGTTCGTGGGCCTGCAGATCACCGCGCAGGCGTTCCTGGCCTCGCCCGCGCGCCACGCCCCCGCGGTGGCGGTGTCGTTCATTCCCGCGGTGGCGGCGCTCGTGCTGATCGAGGGCAATCAGCTGCTCGCTTCGGCGGGCCGGAGCGCGGCCGATCTGGCCGGGGAAGGCCGGGTCGTGTGGGCGGCCCTGCTGGTGCTCGGCAACGGGTTCATCGTGACCGCGCTGCTCTGGGGCTCGGCCCTGGTGGCGATCATCGAGCAGCGGCTGCGTGTCGCGGGGGCGGTGCTGGCGGTCGCCGCGCTGGCCACGCTCTTCGGGGTGATCCATTCGCCGCTGCCCGACGGCGCGGTGTTCTGGCCGTGGGCGATGGC